Proteins found in one Oryza glaberrima chromosome 4, OglaRS2, whole genome shotgun sequence genomic segment:
- the LOC127772189 gene encoding pentatricopeptide repeat-containing protein At4g39952, mitochondrial, with product MPPTPPLAALHRFLASPSPPPLPSLLNLHALAVTSGLSPRPDFAAKLVSAYSSAGLPALAALAFAASPCPDAFLWNSLLRSRHRASDFASALSAHRRMRASGARPSRFTAPLVASAAAELGALPVGAAVHAYSVRFGLLEGDGSVAVASSLVYMYARCGSVRDAVRLFDEMPERDVVAWTAVISGCVCNGQCGEGLSYLVRMVRSAGDGSARPNSRTMESGLEACGVLGELSVGTCLHGFGVKAGVGHCPSVVSSLFSMYTKCDSTEDAWILFPELPEKDLVSWTSLIGAYCRAGHAEKAVELFLGMEESGLQPDEVVISCLLAGLGNDAKVRGGKTFHAAIVRRNFGDSVLIGNALISMYAKCKQVDIAATVFRMLHQRDTDSWSSMVVAYCKAGLDLKCLELYREMQFRDKDEFEYDTNSLISIISSCSRLGRLRLGQSAHCYSIKHLAGENSSVANALISMYGRCGNFDVARKIFGLVKTKDVVTWSALISSYSHLGHSKDALLLYDQMLTEGVKPNSATLVSVISSCANLAALEHGELIHSHVKDVGLECDLSISTALVDMYMKCGQLGIARKMFDSMLERDVVTWNVMISGYGMHGEAIQALQLFSMMERGNVKPNSITFLAILSACCHAGLVDKGRELFTRMEEYSLEPNLKHYACMVDLLGKSGHLQEAEDVVSAMPIEPDGGIWGTLLGACKMHDNFEMGLRVAKKAFASDPENDGYYILMSNSYGSAEKWNEIEKLRDMMKNHGVEKSIGWSTIDICG from the coding sequence ATGCCGCCAactcctccgctcgccgccctccaccgcttcctcgcctcgccgtccccgccgccgctcccctcgcTGCTCAACCTCCACGCGCTCGCCGTCACAtccggcctctccccgcgccccGACTTCGCCGCCAAGCTCGTCTCCGCCTACTcctccgccggcctccccgccctcgccgcgctcgccttcgccgcctcccCCTGCCCGGACGCCTTCCTCTGGAACTCCCTGCTCCGCTCCCGCCACCGCGCCTCCGACTTCGCCTCCGCGCTCTCCGCGCACCGCCGCATGCGCGCCTCGGGGGCGCGGCCCTCCCGCTTCACCGCGCccctcgtcgcctccgccgccgcggagctcggCGCCCTCCCCGTAggcgccgccgtccacgcctACTCCGTCAGGTTCGGCCTCCTGGAGGGCGATGGTTCAGTCGCGGTCGCGTCGTCGCTGGTCTACATGTACGCCAGGTGCGGCAGCGTCCGCGACGCCGTGAggctgttcgacgaaatgcccgAGAGGGACGTGGTCGCGTGGACTGCCGTGATCTCCGGGTGCGTGTGTAACGGGCAGTGCGGGGAAGGGCTGAGCTACTTGGTGCGAATGGTTCGGTCTGCAGGTGATGGCAGTGCGAGGCCGAACTCACGGACGATGGAGAGTGGGTTGGAGGCCTGCGGGGTGCTAGGGGAGCTCTCTGTTGGGACATGCTTGCATGGGTTTGGGGTGAAGGCCGGGGTTGGACACTGCCCGTCGGTGGTTTCATCGCTTTTTTCTATGTACACTAAGTGCGATAGCACTGAGGATGCATGGATTTTGTTCCCGGAGTTGCCGGAGAAAGATTTGGTTTCCTGGACCAGCTTGATTGGAGCATACTGTAGGGCAGGCCATGCTGAGAAGGCTGTGGAGTTGTTCCTGGGCATGGAGGAGTCTGGTCTGCAACCAGACGAGGTTGTTATTAGTTGTTTACTTGCAGGGTTGGGTAATGATGCTAAGGTGCGTGGAGGGAAGACGTTTCATGCAGCTATAGTGAGGAGAAACTTTGGAGATAGTGTTCTGATTGGGAATGCTTTGATCTCGATGTATGCAAAGTGCAAACAGGTTGATATTGCAGCCACGGTTTTCAGAATGTTGCATCAACGAGACACAGACTCATGGAGTTCAATGGTTGTAGCATATTGCAAAGCTGGACTTGATTTGAAATGCTTGGAGTTGTATCGAGAAATGCAGTTCAGAGACAAGGATGAGTTTGAATATGACACCAACAGTTtgatttccattatttcttctTGTTCAAGGCTTGGTAGACTACGATTAGGTCAATCAGCACATTGCTATTCAATCAAACACTTAGCCGGTGAAAATTCATCAGTTGCAAATGCACTAATTAGCATGTATGGAAGGTGTGGTAATTTTGACGTTGCACGGAAAATATTTGGTCTGGTCAAAACAAAGGATGTTGTCACATGGAGTGCATTAATTTCCAGCTATTCTCACCTGGGGCATTCAAAGGATGCTTTGTTACTGTATGATCAGATGCTCACTGAAGGTGTTAAACCCAACTCAGCAACCTTGGTCTCTGTCATTTCATCTTGTGCAAATTTGGCTGCATTGGAACATGGAGAGCTCATACATTCTCATGTGAAAGATGTGGGGCTGGAGTGTGATTTGTCAATTAGCACAGCACTTGTTGACATGTATATGAAATGCGGACAACTTGGCATCGCAAGAAAAATGTTTGATTCCATGCTCGAAAGGGATGTTGTTACTTGGAATGTGATGATATCAGGCTATGGGATGCATGGTGAAGCAATACAAGCATTACAACTTTTTAGTATGATGGAAAGAGGAAATGTTAAGCCTAATAGCATCACTTTTCTTGCCATTCTGTCTGCTTGCTGCCATGCAGGACTTGTTGACAAGGGCAGGGAGTTGTTCACTAGAATGGAGGAATACTCCCTTGAGCCTAACCTGAAGCACTATGCCTGTATGGTGGATCTTCTAGGGAAATCTGGGCatcttcaagaagcagaagatgTGGTTTCTGCAATGCCAATAGAACCTGATGGTGGAATATGGGGAACTTTACTTGGTGCCTGCAAAATGCATGACAATTTTGAAATGGGTTTACGGGTTGCAAAGAAGGCGTTTGCTTCTGACCCAGAAAATGATGGGTACTACATTTTAATGTCAAATTCGTATGGTAGTGCTGAGAAATGGAATGAAATAGAGAAACTAAGAGACATGATGAAGAATCATGGAGTGGAAAAGAGTATAGGTTGGAGCACAATTGATATTTGTGGGTAA
- the LOC127771931 gene encoding heavy metal-associated isoprenylated plant protein 16-like, protein MTKQKIVIKVSMPCEKSRSKAMALVARASGVNSMEVTGDGKDRLQVVGDGVDPVCLVACLRRKIGYAEIVQVEEVKDKKPEEKQPEPPKPVPCYYPAPPCYYPPATVVCSDEPSPCSIM, encoded by the exons ATGACGAAG CAAAAGATCGTGATCAAGGTGAGCATGCCATGCGAGAAGAGCCGGTCCAAGGCCATGGCGCTGGTGGCGAGGGCGTCCGGCGTGAACTCGATGGaggtcaccggcgacggcaaggACCGGCTGCaggtggtcggcgacggcgtcgacccGGTCTGCCTCGTCGCCTGCCTCCGCAGGAAGATCGGCTACGCCGAGATCGTTcaggtggaggaggtgaaggaCAAGAAGCCGGAGGAGAAGCAGCCGGAGCCACCCAAGCCCGTGCCATGCTACTACCCAGCTCCTCCCTGCTACTacccgccggcgacggtggtcTGCAGCGACGAGCCGAGCCCCTGCTCCATCATGTAA